A genomic window from Ignavibacteria bacterium includes:
- a CDS encoding phosphate ABC transporter substrate-binding protein — protein MKNPAIKLAVLMLVLFSFAAAGCAKKDKTDSKDKKSVTIKGSDTMVHLMSTLAEAFMKKHPEVQVSVTGGGSGTGIAALINGTTDICASSRDMQQKEKDQAKEKNINAVEKTIAYDGIAIVVHPDNPLKDVTMEQLKKIYTGAYKNWKELGGPDQPITVLSRESNSGTYVFFQEHVLNKENFAPTVKLMPASSSIVQSISADKWSIGYVGLGYTKEGNIKVVPVKKDDSSPAVTPTHNTVLDKSYGIARPLYLYFNGEPANNNKLLLDFATSPDGQKIVEETGYITLK, from the coding sequence ATGAAAAATCCGGCAATAAAGTTAGCTGTTTTAATGCTTGTCCTGTTTTCTTTTGCAGCAGCAGGATGTGCTAAAAAAGATAAAACTGATTCAAAAGATAAAAAATCTGTAACAATTAAAGGTTCTGATACAATGGTGCATTTAATGAGCACTCTGGCTGAAGCATTTATGAAAAAACATCCTGAAGTTCAGGTATCAGTTACAGGCGGCGGCTCAGGAACAGGAATTGCGGCATTAATAAACGGAACCACTGATATTTGCGCATCATCAAGAGATATGCAGCAAAAAGAAAAAGACCAGGCAAAAGAAAAAAATATTAATGCAGTTGAAAAAACTATAGCATATGATGGTATTGCAATAGTAGTGCATCCTGATAATCCGCTTAAAGATGTAACCATGGAACAGTTAAAGAAGATCTATACCGGAGCGTATAAGAACTGGAAAGAGCTTGGTGGTCCTGATCAGCCTATAACAGTGCTTTCAAGAGAGAGCAATTCAGGCACATATGTATTTTTCCAGGAGCATGTGTTGAATAAAGAAAATTTTGCTCCGACAGTTAAGCTTATGCCTGCATCTTCATCAATAGTTCAGTCTATTTCTGCTGATAAATGGTCAATTGGTTATGTTGGTCTTGGTTACACCAAAGAAGGCAATATCAAAGTTGTTCCTGTAAAAAAAGATGATTCTTCACCTGCGGTTACACCTACTCACAATACAGTTCTTGATAAGTCATATGGAATTGCGAGACCGCTGTATTTATACTTTAACGGTGAACCTGCCAATAACAATAAGCTCCTTCTCGATTTTGCTACATCACCTGATGGACAGAAAATTGTTGAAGAAACAGGTTATATAACATTAAAATAA
- the phoU gene encoding phosphate signaling complex protein PhoU, with protein sequence MLHYWQREIENLKKLILSLGAIVEEQIQRAMLSLERRDTELADEVIIKDREVDSLEILIEEECLKILALYQPVAKELRFVIAVLKMNNDLERMGDLASNIAKRVRYLSKKEKIDLISEFRVVSEKVQMMVKKSLDALVNTDVMLAREVLAADDEIDRLTKQMLKRTINSIEKDPERTKEYFSIRSISKNLERIADSATNIAEDVVYLCSGEIIRHQSEDFNPEDSTDKA encoded by the coding sequence ATGTTACACTACTGGCAAAGAGAAATTGAAAATTTAAAAAAACTTATACTAAGCCTGGGCGCGATAGTTGAAGAACAGATACAGCGCGCAATGCTCTCGCTGGAAAGACGAGATACAGAGCTTGCCGATGAAGTTATAATCAAGGATAGAGAAGTTGATTCACTGGAAATATTGATCGAAGAAGAATGCCTGAAAATTCTAGCATTATATCAGCCGGTTGCAAAAGAGCTCAGGTTTGTGATAGCTGTTTTAAAAATGAACAATGACCTTGAAAGAATGGGTGACCTGGCTTCTAATATTGCTAAGAGAGTAAGATATCTTTCTAAAAAAGAAAAAATTGATCTCATCAGTGAATTCAGGGTTGTAAGCGAGAAAGTACAGATGATGGTGAAAAAAAGTCTTGACGCACTTGTTAATACAGATGTTATGCTTGCGCGTGAAGTACTTGCGGCTGATGACGAAATTGACAGGTTAACAAAACAAATGCTTAAACGAACCATAAATTCAATTGAAAAAGATCCTGAAAGAACAAAAGAGTATTTTAGTATCAGATCAATTTCAAAAAATCTTGAAAGAATTGCAGACTCAGCAACAAATATTGCCGAGGATGTAGTTTATTTATGCAGCGGAGAAATAATCAGGCATCAGTCTGAAGATTTTAATCCGGAAGATAGTACTGATAAGGCATAA
- a CDS encoding DUF47 family protein — protein MFKRFLPKQNNFFEILNELAESVLEAGKMLDEMMDKQDSFAEYSHKIHFIENRCDDLTHQVISDLNDTFITPIDREDIFALVNSMDDIVDTIDTIASRMSMYKLKSKLQFGPQLTDILLIQTDVLFDVVKNLQNPKQTTEKIVQVKTLETEGDIVFKDALLDLFENEKDVVELIKKKEILEIIERAVDKCQNAATVIEGILIKNM, from the coding sequence ATGTTTAAAAGATTTCTACCAAAACAAAATAATTTTTTCGAGATCCTAAATGAGTTGGCTGAATCAGTGCTTGAAGCCGGAAAAATGCTTGATGAAATGATGGATAAACAGGATAGCTTTGCTGAGTATTCACATAAAATTCATTTTATTGAAAACAGGTGTGATGATCTGACTCACCAGGTTATTAGTGACCTGAACGATACATTTATTACCCCGATTGACAGGGAAGATATATTTGCTCTTGTGAATTCAATGGATGATATTGTTGATACAATTGATACTATTGCTTCAAGGATGAGTATGTATAAACTTAAATCAAAGCTTCAGTTCGGACCACAGCTTACAGATATACTGCTGATACAGACCGATGTGCTTTTTGATGTTGTGAAAAATCTGCAAAACCCTAAACAAACCACAGAGAAGATCGTACAGGTTAAGACCCTGGAAACAGAAGGTGACATTGTATTCAAAGATGCGCTGCTTGACCTGTTTGAAAATGAAAAAGATGTGGTTGAACTAATTAAGAAAAAAGAGATACTTGAAATTATTGAAAGAGCAGTTGATAAATGCCAGAATGCTGCAACTGTAATTGAAGGAATATTAATTAAGAATATGTAG
- the pstA gene encoding phosphate ABC transporter permease PstA, which translates to MRKNRTGEKIIYWMMRGITYLVVVFIAYILIDILIHGLPAISWEFLTGDPEKSGAEGGIFPAILGTLFLVIGTIVVALPLGMFSAIYLTEYAKQSKFTQTIRMAIVTLAGVPSIVFGLFGLGLFVVALDFGSSMLAGSLTLACMILPTIIVASEEALKAVPKYMREGSLALGATKWETIYKNVLPYALPGMLTGAILGIGRAAGETAPILLTAAAFFLPELPSSVYDQVMALPYHLYILATQHPEAQKILPMQYGTALVLLFLVIGLNFVAIILRIKVRKKYKW; encoded by the coding sequence ATGAGAAAAAACAGAACAGGCGAAAAAATTATATACTGGATGATGAGAGGTATAACATACCTTGTAGTGGTATTTATCGCTTATATTTTAATAGATATTCTCATTCATGGATTGCCGGCTATATCGTGGGAGTTCCTTACAGGGGATCCTGAAAAAAGCGGTGCAGAAGGCGGAATTTTTCCCGCAATACTTGGTACATTATTCCTGGTTATAGGTACCATAGTAGTGGCGCTGCCGCTTGGTATGTTCAGCGCGATATATTTAACCGAATATGCAAAGCAGTCTAAGTTTACGCAGACTATCCGTATGGCTATTGTAACTTTAGCCGGTGTGCCCTCAATAGTTTTTGGTCTTTTCGGGCTTGGGTTATTTGTAGTTGCACTGGATTTTGGCTCTTCAATGCTTGCAGGCAGCTTAACCCTTGCATGTATGATATTACCCACAATAATTGTAGCCAGTGAAGAAGCATTAAAAGCTGTACCGAAGTATATGAGAGAAGGAAGCCTGGCGCTGGGAGCAACCAAATGGGAAACAATTTACAAAAATGTATTGCCGTATGCACTTCCCGGAATGTTAACCGGTGCTATTTTAGGAATAGGAAGAGCGGCAGGGGAAACTGCTCCAATTCTGCTTACTGCAGCAGCTTTCTTTTTACCTGAATTGCCAAGCTCAGTATATGACCAGGTAATGGCGCTTCCGTATCATCTTTATATTCTTGCAACACAGCATCCTGAGGCTCAGAAAATACTTCCCATGCAGTACGGTACTGCATTAGTGCTGTTATTTTTGGTTATCGGATTAAATTTTGTTGCAATAATTTTAAGGATCAAAGTGCGTAAAAAATACAAATGGTAA
- a CDS encoding response regulator transcription factor, with amino-acid sequence MMKEKILVVDDEKDILELIDYNLTKNGYRVKTASTGEDALDLVKENDYDLIILDLMLPGVDGFDITKIIKADKQKAGIPIVMVTAKADEADKVAGLEIGADHYVTKPFSPRELLAIVKATLRRRPPKEEEEKPIIERGDLRIHTGRHEVTIKGVQIDLTHLEFRILLTLAKKPGWVMTRYQIVDSTRGEGVSVTDRSIDVHIVSLRKKLGEENEYIETVRGVGYKFKENL; translated from the coding sequence ATTATGAAGGAAAAAATACTTGTAGTTGACGATGAAAAAGATATTCTTGAGCTAATTGATTATAATTTAACAAAGAATGGTTACCGTGTTAAAACAGCATCAACCGGTGAAGATGCTCTTGACCTGGTGAAAGAGAATGATTATGATCTTATTATTCTTGATCTTATGCTGCCGGGTGTTGATGGTTTTGATATAACCAAAATAATTAAAGCTGATAAACAAAAAGCCGGCATTCCGATTGTAATGGTGACGGCTAAAGCCGATGAAGCCGATAAAGTTGCAGGCCTTGAAATTGGCGCTGATCATTATGTTACCAAACCGTTCAGTCCAAGGGAGCTGCTTGCAATAGTGAAAGCAACTTTAAGGCGCAGACCCCCGAAAGAGGAAGAGGAAAAGCCAATAATTGAGCGGGGTGACCTCAGGATTCACACAGGCAGGCATGAAGTAACAATAAAAGGCGTACAAATTGACTTAACTCACCTTGAGTTCAGAATACTTTTAACTTTAGCAAAAAAACCGGGCTGGGTGATGACAAGATACCAGATAGTTGATTCAACAAGGGGAGAAGGAGTTTCAGTAACTGACAGAAGCATAGACGTTCATATAGTATCATTACGCAAAAAGCTGGGTGAAGAAAATGAATATATTGAAACTGTCAGGGGAGTTGGCTATAAATTTAAGGAGAATCTTTGA
- the pstC gene encoding phosphate ABC transporter permease subunit PstC has protein sequence MNKQRLKAKIIKYFLQSCGSLSIIIVLLIFLFLFKEAFPFIGSPGIGELFHNIWNPVSFQKEEFGLYPLITGSILVTILATVIAIPFGIIGAVYISEVASAKEREFLKAFIEILAGIPSVVLGFFGLVVIAPLIKQLFDLNTGLTALTGAVLLAFMAIPTIMSISEDAIKSVPSAYKEASLALGASKLETIWKVVVPAALSGIVASVMLGMGRVVGETMTVMMVTGNAPVISMNPFTSVRTMTATIAAEMGEVTIGSHHYMALFWVGIVLMLMTFILNLISYRVLKKYGMIDK, from the coding sequence TTGAACAAGCAAAGATTAAAAGCTAAAATAATAAAATATTTTCTGCAGAGCTGTGGTTCTCTTTCGATAATCATAGTTCTGCTTATATTTTTATTTCTGTTTAAAGAAGCTTTCCCGTTTATCGGCTCGCCGGGAATAGGCGAGCTGTTTCATAATATCTGGAACCCCGTTTCATTTCAAAAAGAAGAATTCGGCTTATATCCGCTTATAACAGGATCAATACTTGTAACAATCCTTGCAACAGTTATAGCAATTCCATTTGGAATTATAGGTGCTGTTTATATTTCTGAAGTTGCATCTGCAAAAGAACGTGAATTTTTAAAGGCGTTCATTGAAATACTCGCCGGAATTCCCTCCGTTGTACTTGGCTTTTTCGGGCTTGTAGTTATAGCCCCTTTAATTAAGCAATTGTTTGATCTTAACACAGGCTTAACAGCGCTTACAGGTGCGGTGCTTCTGGCATTTATGGCAATACCAACCATTATGTCTATTTCTGAAGATGCCATAAAAAGCGTTCCTTCAGCGTATAAAGAAGCTTCGCTGGCATTGGGAGCTAGCAAGCTTGAAACCATATGGAAGGTTGTAGTTCCTGCCGCGCTTTCGGGAATAGTTGCTTCGGTGATGCTTGGAATGGGCAGAGTAGTGGGCGAAACAATGACTGTTATGATGGTTACTGGCAATGCCCCGGTTATCAGCATGAATCCATTTACATCTGTCAGAACAATGACGGCAACAATTGCCGCTGAAATGGGTGAGGTTACAATTGGCTCACATCATTACATGGCATTGTTCTGGGTGGGGATCGTACTGATGCTTATGACATTTATACTCAACCTTATTTCATACAGGGTACTTAAAAAGTACGGGATGATAGATAAATAA
- a CDS encoding sulfite exporter TauE/SafE family protein: MNNEIYILSLTAASIGFIHTLIGPDHYLPFIMMAKAGKWTKIKTFWVTIFCGIGHVLSSVVLGFIGIAAGIALDKLELIEGTRGEIAGWALIAFGFTYMIWGIKKAYKNRPHSHIHVESDGTYHTHTHQHHGEHVHMKEQKKSLTPWILFLVFVLGPCEPLIPLLMFPAAQESIAGLWIVTAIFGITTIGTMLGIVMISLWGINFLPLGKLERFTHALAGFAIFASGLAINLLGL, translated from the coding sequence ATGAATAACGAGATATATATTCTTTCGCTTACAGCTGCTTCCATTGGATTTATACATACATTAATAGGCCCTGACCATTACCTGCCTTTTATAATGATGGCAAAAGCCGGAAAATGGACAAAAATCAAGACTTTTTGGGTAACTATTTTTTGCGGCATCGGCCACGTTTTAAGCTCAGTTGTGCTGGGTTTTATCGGTATTGCAGCGGGAATTGCTCTGGATAAGCTTGAACTTATTGAAGGTACACGCGGAGAAATTGCAGGCTGGGCGCTTATTGCCTTTGGGTTTACTTATATGATATGGGGTATAAAAAAAGCGTATAAAAACAGGCCACACTCACATATACATGTTGAAAGCGACGGAACATATCACACACATACACATCAGCATCACGGTGAACACGTGCACATGAAAGAACAAAAAAAGTCACTTACACCATGGATATTATTTCTGGTATTTGTTCTGGGACCGTGTGAACCGCTGATACCGTTATTAATGTTTCCTGCCGCGCAGGAAAGCATTGCTGGGCTGTGGATAGTTACTGCAATATTCGGGATCACCACAATTGGCACCATGCTGGGTATTGTTATGATTTCATTGTGGGGTATAAATTTTCTTCCGCTCGGCAAACTTGAAAGGTTCACTCATGCTTTGGCAGGTTTTGCGATTTTTGCTTCAGGACTGGCTATAAACTTATTAGGTTTGTAA
- a CDS encoding phosphate ABC transporter ATP-binding protein, with the protein MAEIFSDNKNKVHVENMNFYYGAVQALFDINMDIAEKKVTAFIGPSGCGKSTFLRTLNRMNDIIDGTRIEGKVLIDGNDIYGPMTDVVALRKKVGMIFQKSNPFPKSIFDNIAYGPRLHGVKDKNKLMEIVESCLVKSALWDEVKDRLDKSAMGLSGGQQQRLCIARALAINPEVVLMDEPASALDPKSTLKIEDLVNELKKDYTIIIVTHNMQQAGRVSDYTAFFYEGHLVEFGATGQIFTKPNQKQTEDYITGRFG; encoded by the coding sequence ATGGCTGAAATATTTTCTGATAATAAGAATAAAGTTCATGTGGAAAATATGAATTTTTACTACGGGGCTGTGCAGGCTTTATTTGATATCAATATGGATATTGCCGAAAAAAAAGTTACAGCATTTATCGGTCCATCAGGATGCGGTAAATCAACTTTTCTAAGAACACTGAACCGTATGAATGATATTATTGACGGAACCCGGATTGAGGGAAAAGTATTAATAGATGGTAATGATATATACGGACCCATGACCGATGTTGTTGCTTTGAGGAAAAAAGTAGGTATGATATTCCAAAAATCAAACCCGTTTCCAAAATCTATTTTTGATAATATTGCATACGGTCCCAGGCTGCACGGGGTAAAGGATAAGAACAAACTGATGGAAATTGTTGAATCATGCCTTGTTAAATCTGCATTATGGGATGAAGTAAAAGACAGGCTTGATAAAAGCGCTATGGGACTCTCAGGCGGTCAGCAGCAAAGGCTCTGCATTGCCCGTGCGCTTGCAATAAATCCGGAAGTTGTCCTTATGGATGAACCGGCTTCAGCGCTTGATCCAAAATCCACATTAAAGATAGAAGACCTGGTAAATGAGCTAAAGAAGGATTATACAATTATCATAGTAACACATAATATGCAGCAGGCAGGAAGGGTATCTGACTACACTGCATTTTTTTATGAAGGACATCTTGTAGAGTTTGGAGCTACAGGACAAATATTCACAAAACCCAATCAAAAACAAACCGAAGATTATATTACTGGAAGGTTTGGTTAG
- a CDS encoding PAS domain-containing protein — MRKKFLWKLFYIFAALSLIPMIILALYASSLFNDTIITNDIDVLTQRSNLIKERLETTEIDTADLQKFAIRYDNLSGARVTLITPQGKVVSDSREEPQSMDNHADRPEVIDALSGKTGISQRYSFTLKEDFIYAAVPVYNKEGRIEYILRTGFPLTGVQKEAANANTGLLLTVIFFSIIILVIGFLTIRNMFNPITEISLAAESFSKGDFSKKIYPPQDEELKRLSESLNSMAKQLDEKLDIIGEQDNLQKVVLKSMNEGILAVDHEERILLLNENATHILDIKDPDPTGKTLQEVVRVSEIQKFFKKILFEGNNQETEIILQHDKDVFLQLSGTLLYDMDNKALGALVVFNDISNIKHLDTLKKDLVANVSHELRTPVTTIKGFIETLKEGAIDDPKNAERFLNIITKHINRLNLLIDDLLTLSKLEQKPDEIKTANENINLLLRSVAEDYEFKASEKKITVNIKCDEKLTADINKHLLEQAIGNLVDNAIKYSDKKSEIEIGAYENDAELCIYVKDEGYGISDDHMPRLFERFYRVDKGRSREEGGTGLGLAIVKHIINTMNGIIDVDSKPGKGSKFTVKIPQKND, encoded by the coding sequence ATGAGGAAAAAATTCCTTTGGAAATTATTTTATATTTTTGCCGCCCTTTCCCTTATTCCTATGATAATCCTTGCTTTATATGCTTCATCATTATTTAACGATACTATCATTACAAATGATATCGATGTATTAACTCAGCGTTCAAATCTGATAAAAGAAAGGCTTGAAACCACTGAAATTGATACCGCCGATCTTCAAAAGTTCGCCATACGGTATGATAACCTTAGCGGCGCAAGGGTAACTTTGATCACTCCGCAGGGTAAAGTTGTTTCAGATTCCCGTGAAGAACCGCAAAGTATGGATAACCATGCAGACAGGCCAGAAGTTATTGATGCACTTTCGGGCAAGACCGGTATTTCACAAAGATACAGTTTTACCCTTAAAGAAGACTTCATCTATGCTGCAGTTCCGGTATATAATAAGGAAGGGCGAATTGAATATATTCTAAGGACAGGCTTTCCGTTAACCGGCGTTCAGAAAGAAGCGGCTAACGCAAATACAGGGCTTCTGTTAACTGTTATATTTTTCAGTATAATTATCCTTGTAATCGGATTTTTAACTATAAGGAATATGTTCAATCCGATCACAGAAATCAGCCTCGCTGCAGAAAGCTTTTCAAAGGGAGATTTCAGCAAGAAAATTTACCCGCCGCAGGATGAAGAGCTGAAGAGGCTTTCTGAGAGCCTTAATTCAATGGCGAAGCAGCTTGATGAAAAGCTTGATATTATCGGTGAACAAGATAACCTTCAGAAAGTAGTATTAAAAAGCATGAATGAAGGGATCCTGGCTGTAGATCACGAAGAGAGAATACTTCTTCTTAATGAAAATGCGACGCATATTCTGGATATAAAAGATCCTGATCCTACCGGCAAGACTCTGCAGGAAGTTGTAAGGGTATCGGAAATCCAGAAGTTTTTTAAAAAGATATTGTTTGAAGGAAATAACCAGGAAACAGAGATAATTTTACAGCACGATAAAGATGTATTCCTGCAGCTAAGCGGTACACTGCTTTATGATATGGACAATAAAGCGCTTGGTGCGCTGGTAGTATTCAATGATATATCAAACATTAAACACCTTGATACCTTAAAGAAAGACCTTGTAGCAAACGTTTCTCATGAGCTGCGCACACCTGTAACTACTATCAAAGGGTTTATAGAAACACTTAAAGAAGGCGCAATTGATGATCCTAAAAATGCGGAAAGATTCCTGAATATTATTACAAAGCATATAAACAGGCTTAACCTGCTTATAGATGACCTGCTTACCCTTTCAAAGCTTGAGCAGAAACCTGATGAAATTAAAACGGCGAATGAAAATATAAATCTGCTGTTACGATCAGTTGCAGAAGATTATGAATTCAAAGCCAGCGAAAAAAAGATCACGGTAAATATTAAGTGTGATGAAAAACTTACCGCTGATATAAATAAACATCTGCTGGAGCAGGCAATAGGAAACCTTGTTGATAATGCCATAAAATACAGTGATAAGAAATCGGAAATTGAAATAGGCGCTTACGAAAACGATGCTGAACTATGCATTTACGTAAAAGATGAAGGGTATGGAATATCAGACGACCACATGCCAAGACTTTTTGAGAGATTTTACAGAGTAGATAAGGGCAGAAGCCGCGAAGAAGGCGGAACAGGCCTTGGATTAGCAATTGTTAAACACATTATTAATACAATGAACGGCATCATTGATGTTGATTCAAAACCAGGAAAAGGTAGTAAGTTTACCGTTAAAATCCCCCAAAAGAACGATTAA
- a CDS encoding inorganic phosphate transporter gives MFELVLVVIIIALIFDFLNGFHDSANSIATIVSTGVLSPQKAVMFAAFFNFAAAFAFGEEVAKTVGSGLVKLDSVDIYVILAGLLGAIFWNVFTWYYGIPVSSSHALIGGYGGAAIAKLGFSVIIWSGFERVVIFIVLAPVIGFILGLLYMLITSWVVKNKKPRQVDGVFRKLQLVSAAFYSFGHGSNDAQKTMGIIVSVLVATNYQAEFHVPIWVVMSCHLAIGLGTLFGGWRIVKTMGMKITKLKPIGGFCAEFSGATTLLLTAIFGIPVSTTQTITGSILGVGSLKRLSAVKWGVAGKIVWAWVLTIPLSGLVGALCYWLVSLFL, from the coding sequence ATGTTTGAACTGGTACTTGTTGTTATTATAATAGCTCTGATATTTGATTTTCTGAACGGGTTCCATGATTCAGCAAATTCAATAGCAACAATTGTTTCTACAGGGGTGCTTTCACCCCAGAAAGCTGTAATGTTTGCAGCTTTTTTTAATTTTGCCGCAGCATTTGCATTCGGTGAAGAAGTCGCAAAAACTGTGGGCAGCGGCCTTGTTAAGCTGGATAGCGTTGATATTTATGTTATACTGGCAGGTTTATTGGGAGCTATATTCTGGAATGTTTTTACTTGGTATTACGGAATACCGGTAAGCTCTTCGCATGCGCTTATTGGCGGTTACGGAGGAGCGGCAATAGCCAAGCTTGGCTTTAGTGTAATAATCTGGAGCGGTTTTGAAAGAGTTGTGATATTTATTGTATTGGCGCCGGTAATTGGTTTTATTCTTGGACTTCTTTATATGCTGATAACCAGCTGGGTTGTAAAAAATAAAAAACCGCGACAGGTAGATGGTGTATTCAGAAAACTTCAGCTTGTTTCAGCCGCATTTTACAGCTTTGGGCACGGTTCAAACGATGCACAAAAAACAATGGGAATAATTGTTTCCGTTTTAGTAGCAACCAATTACCAGGCTGAATTTCATGTACCCATATGGGTAGTAATGTCTTGCCATTTAGCAATCGGGTTAGGAACACTTTTCGGCGGCTGGAGAATAGTTAAGACCATGGGTATGAAAATTACGAAGCTCAAACCGATCGGCGGATTCTGTGCGGAATTTTCAGGCGCAACTACGTTGTTATTAACCGCGATCTTCGGCATACCGGTCAGCACAACACAAACAATAACAGGTTCAATACTTGGTGTCGGAAGCTTAAAACGGCTTTCAGCGGTAAAATGGGGAGTTGCAGGAAAAATTGTATGGGCATGGGTTTTAACAATTCCGCTTTCAGGCCTGGTAGGTGCACTTTGTTACTGGCTTGTCAGCCTTTTTCTCTGA